A part of Variovorax sp. HW608 genomic DNA contains:
- a CDS encoding 2OG-Fe(II) oxygenase: MLDDHVCIRGVRLRYSELVDRSFFAPEQRERLRQQLELAQPFPHLVLDGLFHPALLELVAEEFDTQPASSWAEVKSPYECTRRLLPGESLQTASQLYFDIVSSGWFTAWLTSITGVPYLLSDPKLWGGGLHESRSGGAFSIHRDFYRHRDIGLRNAMVFITYLNKGWQPEWGSALELWDKKADRCAKSIQPEFGRTMILPHGPVSYHGHTKPLKTPDGRPRRSVAAYFYTSPFAGKRHGDESASTFLHPARIDQAKTIARMIVPPFIWALGRKVMGR; the protein is encoded by the coding sequence TTGCTGGACGATCATGTGTGCATCCGCGGCGTCCGGTTGCGGTACTCGGAACTCGTCGACCGATCCTTCTTCGCCCCCGAGCAACGTGAGCGCCTGCGCCAGCAATTGGAGCTTGCCCAGCCCTTCCCGCATCTCGTGCTCGATGGCCTGTTCCATCCGGCGTTGCTGGAACTCGTCGCAGAGGAGTTCGATACGCAGCCTGCCTCCAGTTGGGCTGAGGTCAAGAGCCCGTACGAATGCACGCGCCGCTTGCTGCCGGGCGAGAGCTTGCAGACCGCTTCGCAGTTGTACTTCGACATCGTGAGTTCGGGCTGGTTCACCGCGTGGCTGACTTCGATCACGGGCGTGCCCTACTTGCTGTCGGATCCCAAACTGTGGGGCGGTGGGCTGCACGAAAGCCGGTCCGGCGGCGCCTTCTCGATCCATCGCGATTTCTACCGCCACCGTGACATCGGCTTGCGCAATGCGATGGTCTTCATCACCTACTTGAACAAGGGGTGGCAGCCCGAATGGGGCTCGGCGCTGGAGCTGTGGGACAAGAAGGCCGATCGCTGCGCGAAGTCGATTCAGCCCGAGTTCGGCAGGACGATGATCCTGCCCCACGGTCCCGTGAGCTATCACGGGCATACGAAGCCGCTGAAGACACCGGACGGACGGCCGAGGCGTTCGGTAGCCGCGTACTTCTACACGAGCCCGTTCGCGGGCAAGCGCCATGGCGATGAATCGGCATCGACCTTCCTGCACCCCGCGCGAATCGACCAGGCCAAGACCATTGCGCGCATGATCGTGCCGCCATTCATCTGGGCACTGGGAAGGAAGGTCATGGGCCGCTGA
- a CDS encoding VOC family protein: MAFAHIGIYVTNMAPMTDFYTRVLGFCVTDRARIRGRDLVFLSRNPQEHHQIVLVPGRDGAAVSTINQISFRVVSLAELRRVHGLLREEEVKGLDPTNHGGAWSVYFLDPEGNRIELFAQTPWYAPPVSVPLDLSLSDDAIRALTEAMVKATPGHMPRADWHTQMRRRMLEEGTLEQRAVAPW, from the coding sequence ATGGCCTTCGCCCATATCGGCATCTACGTCACGAACATGGCGCCGATGACGGACTTCTATACGCGCGTGCTCGGCTTCTGCGTCACGGACCGCGCCCGGATTCGCGGCCGCGACCTGGTCTTCCTGTCACGCAATCCGCAGGAGCACCATCAGATCGTGCTGGTGCCCGGGCGCGATGGCGCGGCGGTCTCGACCATCAATCAGATCTCGTTCCGCGTGGTTTCTCTGGCTGAACTCCGGCGCGTGCACGGCCTTCTGCGCGAGGAGGAGGTGAAAGGCCTGGATCCCACCAACCACGGAGGCGCGTGGTCGGTGTACTTCCTTGATCCGGAAGGCAACCGGATCGAACTCTTCGCCCAGACGCCCTGGTACGCGCCGCCCGTGTCGGTGCCGCTCGATCTTTCGCTGTCCGATGACGCAATCCGCGCGCTGACCGAGGCCATGGTCAAAGCCACTCCAGGGCACATGCCGCGAGCCGACTGGCACACGCAAATGCGGCGCCGGATGCTTGAAGAAGGGACCTTGGAGCAGCGCGCTGTCGCACCTTGGTGA
- a CDS encoding MarR family winged helix-turn-helix transcriptional regulator, producing the protein MAATSFMQRYLGADAPQRDSAEPVVHRRGQTYLARCLHQITLGAMSGALEGSGLVSMHWGVLRAIQLEPGIGQQRLCERQSIDPNSASRLVDELEAMGLVRREPVPSDRRAYALHLTEAGRRLRSRLRPLVLAAQDRVLEPLTEKERQLFLELLTRVVEGNSALVRPGNGRRRPARAARRPDEPGAVDSTRRAASPGTRRARP; encoded by the coding sequence ATGGCCGCAACGTCATTCATGCAGCGCTACCTCGGTGCCGATGCGCCGCAGCGGGACAGCGCCGAGCCGGTCGTGCACCGGCGTGGGCAAACCTACCTGGCCCGGTGTCTGCACCAGATCACGCTCGGGGCCATGTCAGGCGCGCTCGAGGGCTCGGGTCTGGTGTCGATGCATTGGGGGGTCCTGCGCGCCATCCAGCTCGAGCCGGGGATTGGCCAGCAGCGCCTCTGCGAGCGGCAGAGCATCGACCCGAATTCGGCCAGCCGGCTGGTGGACGAGCTGGAGGCGATGGGCCTGGTTCGCCGCGAACCGGTGCCGAGCGACCGGCGCGCCTATGCGCTGCATCTGACCGAGGCGGGCCGCCGGCTGCGCAGCCGTCTGCGCCCGCTGGTGCTGGCGGCGCAGGACCGGGTGCTAGAGCCGCTCACCGAGAAGGAACGCCAATTGTTCCTGGAGCTGCTGACGCGGGTCGTGGAGGGCAATTCGGCGCTCGTACGTCCCGGCAACGGGCGCCGGCGCCCGGCCCGCGCCGCCAGGCGCCCGGATGAACCTGGCGCCGTGGACTCGACCCGGCGCGCCGCCTCGCCAGGCACGCGGCGCGCCCGGCCCTGA
- a CDS encoding Bug family tripartite tricarboxylate transporter substrate binding protein — translation MLRDNIPSMARRSLLGAALAGLCGAAWPQLHEQPLRLLVGSAPGSTMDIVARQIGEAFMARTGQTLIVDNRPTAGGIVALDLVHRAPPDGRTLGLVYAMQMTAAPALFPKLPYDPVHDFTHIGILFVGVQVLVVPAALPVHDFAELIALAKARPEGLRYATPNVGSPQHLSLELLRANTGMKLLHVPYHGGPAGIQAVLAGEVDLTLEGVALLLPYIRSGRLRALAVGGSRRLEVLPEVPTFDELGVPGIGEIWMGLVAPPGLPTATRVAIQAEMSRAALALRRDYEAIGRIVEPGSGEAMIERIQREAPVWRELIRSARITPE, via the coding sequence ATGCTCCGTGACAACATCCCCTCCATGGCCCGCAGATCGCTGCTCGGCGCGGCGCTGGCGGGCCTGTGCGGCGCGGCATGGCCGCAACTCCACGAACAGCCACTGCGCCTGCTGGTGGGCTCTGCGCCCGGCAGTACCATGGACATCGTCGCCCGCCAGATCGGCGAGGCGTTCATGGCGCGGACCGGCCAGACGCTCATCGTCGACAACCGGCCGACCGCGGGCGGCATCGTCGCCCTGGACCTCGTCCACCGGGCACCGCCCGACGGGCGAACACTGGGCCTCGTCTATGCCATGCAGATGACGGCCGCACCGGCGCTGTTTCCGAAGCTGCCATACGACCCGGTGCACGACTTCACCCACATCGGCATCCTGTTCGTCGGCGTGCAGGTGCTGGTGGTGCCGGCCGCGCTGCCGGTGCACGACTTCGCTGAACTGATCGCGCTGGCCAAGGCGCGCCCCGAGGGTTTGCGCTATGCCACGCCGAATGTCGGCTCGCCCCAGCATCTGAGCCTGGAACTTCTGCGCGCCAACACCGGCATGAAGCTCCTGCACGTTCCCTACCATGGCGGCCCCGCCGGGATTCAGGCCGTGCTGGCGGGCGAAGTCGACCTCACCCTCGAAGGCGTGGCCCTGCTGCTGCCCTACATCCGCAGCGGGCGCTTGAGGGCGCTGGCCGTGGGCGGCAGCCGGCGGCTCGAGGTGCTGCCGGAGGTGCCGACCTTCGACGAGCTGGGCGTGCCTGGCATCGGTGAGATATGGATGGGGCTGGTGGCGCCGCCGGGGCTGCCCACCGCAACCCGGGTTGCGATCCAGGCCGAGATGTCGCGGGCGGCGCTGGCGCTGCGGCGGGACTACGAGGCCATCGGCCGCATCGTGGAGCCCGGCAGCGGCGAGGCGATGATCGAGAGAATCCAGCGCGAGGCCCCCGTGTGGCGCGAGCTGATCCGCAGTGCACGGATCACGCCGGAGTGA
- a CDS encoding 1-acyl-sn-glycerol-3-phosphate acyltransferase, translating to MSATAPPLIETLTEVNIVDILDSAGLLRLRGTPLRHIFRPTARRFALTAHEFDTRVGNEGLAQGSAWLMSRMTAGLVTSGIEHVPVQGPLIVLANHPGMTDTVALFTSLALRPDLRVIASDRPFLRALPNVARQLFLLPEDRAGHLAVMRGAARHLQEGGALLTFPAGDIEPDPATFGPQRAVASLRNWSSSFALFARLVPHARFVPALVSNVISPDAQRHPLTLLRRTARDRERLAAAMQVALPRYRGLVARVAFGRVSNAGPDRAHELSASVAAQMRHLILAERAAQRMDQARAGRGIPRG from the coding sequence ATGTCCGCCACTGCACCACCGCTGATCGAGACGCTCACCGAGGTCAACATCGTCGACATCCTGGATTCGGCTGGCCTGTTGCGTCTTCGTGGCACGCCTTTGCGCCACATCTTCCGGCCGACGGCTCGCCGCTTCGCCCTGACTGCCCACGAATTCGACACGCGTGTCGGCAACGAGGGTCTTGCCCAGGGCAGTGCGTGGTTGATGAGCCGCATGACAGCCGGCCTCGTCACGTCGGGCATCGAGCATGTTCCGGTGCAAGGCCCTCTGATCGTTCTGGCCAACCACCCTGGAATGACGGATACGGTCGCTCTCTTCACCAGTCTCGCGTTGCGGCCGGACCTGCGGGTGATTGCCTCGGATCGCCCCTTTCTGCGCGCCTTGCCCAATGTGGCGCGACAACTCTTTCTTCTGCCTGAGGACCGGGCAGGGCACTTGGCCGTCATGCGAGGTGCCGCAAGGCATTTGCAGGAGGGAGGCGCTCTGTTGACCTTCCCGGCGGGAGACATCGAACCCGACCCTGCGACCTTTGGTCCGCAGCGGGCCGTTGCCTCGTTGCGGAACTGGTCCAGCAGTTTTGCCTTGTTCGCCCGGCTGGTCCCTCACGCGCGATTCGTGCCTGCGCTGGTGAGCAATGTGATTTCGCCGGACGCGCAGAGGCATCCGCTCACCCTGTTGCGTCGCACGGCGCGCGACAGAGAGAGGCTTGCTGCCGCGATGCAGGTTGCGCTTCCTCGCTATCGCGGGCTTGTCGCCAGAGTCGCGTTCGGCCGCGTGTCGAACGCAGGGCCGGACCGGGCCCATGAACTCAGTGCATCCGTTGCTGCGCAGATGCGTCACCTGATTCTTGCGGAACGCGCGGCCCAACGCATGGACCAGGCAAGAGCTGGGCGAGGGATTCCCCGGGGGTGA
- a CDS encoding FdhF/YdeP family oxidoreductase, protein MQEQRIAFYKGPAGGWGALRSVTHTLLKQDIPIKGAQTMLSANQPGGFDCPGCAWPDRNHSSSFEFCENGVKAVAAEATARRAGPELFDRHTVAELAQQSDFWLEDQGRLTHPMVYDAPSDKYRPIEWDDAFALIARHLEALPDPNQAIFYTSGRASNEAAFLYQLFVREYGTNNFPDCSNMCHEPSGSGMRAQIGVGKGTVTLDDFERADAIFIFGQNPGTNHPRMLGELRAAHRRGAKIVSFNPLRERGLERFADPQDKLEMATLGSTPISTHYFQLRVGGDFALVKGMMKHLVEREDAGDAVLDHAFIAAHTTGFDALAADLRAESWPLLERESGLTEAQIRAAAEVYRHAKSAIVCWGMGITQHVHAVATIQMLVNLLLMRGNIGREGAGPCPVRGHSNVQGDRTMGIWEKPPAALLDRLRDVFGFEPPRSNGWDTVESIRAMLDGKGKVFFALGGNFAAATPDTPTTWKALQKCDLTVHVTTKLNRSHVVHGREALILPCLGRTEIDMQAGGPQGVTVEDSMGMVHISGGINPPASVHLLSEPAIVARLAAATIGQRSRTPWLWLIEDYGRIRDRIEAVFDDFKDFNRRVAVPGGFRLRNAASERVWETPTRRANFATHAVPLDTPSHLARARVRDAIVFTLLTTRSHDQYNTTIYGLDDRYRGVFGQRRVVFIHQDDIRALGFKDGDWVDLHTVWDDGEERRADRFRLVAYDIPRGNLAAYYPETNPLVPLDAVARNAGTPASKSIPVILTLHDATPEAEAAAEEVAP, encoded by the coding sequence ATGCAGGAACAACGAATTGCCTTCTACAAGGGACCGGCCGGCGGCTGGGGCGCGTTGCGCAGCGTGACCCACACGCTGCTGAAGCAGGACATCCCGATCAAGGGCGCGCAGACGATGCTCTCGGCCAACCAGCCGGGCGGCTTCGACTGCCCCGGCTGCGCCTGGCCGGACCGCAACCACAGCTCCAGCTTCGAGTTCTGCGAGAACGGCGTGAAGGCCGTCGCGGCCGAAGCCACCGCGCGCCGCGCGGGCCCGGAGCTGTTCGATCGCCACACCGTGGCCGAGCTCGCGCAGCAGAGCGACTTCTGGCTCGAAGACCAGGGCCGGCTCACGCACCCGATGGTCTATGACGCCCCAAGCGACAAATACCGCCCCATCGAATGGGACGACGCCTTCGCGCTGATCGCCCGCCACCTCGAGGCGCTGCCGGATCCGAACCAGGCGATCTTCTATACCTCCGGCCGGGCCAGCAACGAGGCCGCCTTTCTCTACCAGCTCTTCGTTCGCGAGTACGGCACCAACAACTTCCCAGACTGCTCGAACATGTGCCACGAGCCCAGCGGCAGCGGCATGCGTGCTCAGATCGGCGTGGGCAAGGGCACGGTCACGCTCGACGATTTCGAGCGCGCCGACGCGATCTTCATCTTCGGCCAGAACCCGGGCACCAACCACCCGCGCATGCTCGGCGAGCTGCGAGCGGCCCACCGGCGCGGGGCGAAGATCGTGAGCTTCAATCCGCTGCGCGAGCGCGGGCTCGAGCGCTTCGCCGATCCGCAGGACAAGCTCGAGATGGCGACCCTGGGCTCCACGCCCATCAGCACGCACTACTTCCAGCTCCGCGTGGGCGGCGACTTCGCGCTGGTCAAGGGGATGATGAAGCACCTCGTCGAGCGCGAGGATGCGGGCGATGCGGTGCTCGACCATGCCTTCATCGCAGCGCACACCACCGGCTTCGACGCGCTGGCCGCCGACCTGCGCGCCGAATCGTGGCCGCTGCTGGAACGCGAATCGGGCCTCACCGAAGCGCAGATCCGCGCCGCGGCCGAGGTGTATCGCCACGCGAAGAGCGCGATCGTCTGCTGGGGCATGGGCATCACGCAGCATGTGCATGCGGTCGCGACGATCCAGATGCTGGTCAACCTGCTGCTCATGCGCGGCAACATCGGCCGCGAAGGCGCGGGGCCCTGCCCGGTGCGCGGCCACAGCAACGTACAGGGCGACCGCACCATGGGCATCTGGGAAAAGCCGCCCGCCGCCTTGCTCGACCGCCTGCGCGATGTCTTCGGCTTCGAGCCGCCGCGGAGCAACGGCTGGGACACGGTCGAATCGATTCGCGCAATGCTCGATGGCAAGGGCAAGGTCTTCTTCGCGCTCGGCGGCAACTTCGCGGCCGCCACGCCCGACACGCCGACCACCTGGAAGGCGCTGCAGAAGTGCGACCTCACGGTGCACGTGACGACCAAGCTCAACCGCAGCCACGTGGTGCACGGTCGCGAGGCGCTGATCCTGCCCTGCCTCGGCCGCACCGAGATCGACATGCAGGCCGGCGGCCCGCAAGGCGTGACGGTCGAGGATTCGATGGGCATGGTGCACATCTCGGGCGGCATCAATCCGCCGGCCTCGGTGCATCTGCTGTCGGAGCCCGCAATCGTCGCGCGCCTCGCGGCCGCGACCATCGGCCAGCGCAGCCGGACGCCGTGGCTCTGGCTCATCGAGGACTACGGCCGCATCCGCGACCGCATCGAGGCGGTGTTCGACGATTTCAAGGATTTCAACCGCCGCGTGGCCGTGCCCGGCGGCTTCCGCCTGCGCAACGCAGCCAGCGAGCGCGTGTGGGAGACGCCCACGCGCCGCGCGAACTTCGCCACGCATGCGGTGCCGCTGGACACGCCCTCGCACCTGGCCCGCGCGCGGGTGCGCGATGCCATCGTCTTCACGCTGCTCACCACGCGCTCGCACGACCAGTACAACACCACGATCTACGGGCTCGACGACCGGTATCGCGGCGTGTTCGGCCAGCGCCGCGTGGTGTTCATCCACCAGGACGACATCCGCGCGCTGGGCTTCAAGGACGGCGACTGGGTCGATCTGCACACCGTCTGGGACGACGGCGAGGAACGTCGCGCGGACCGCTTCCGTCTCGTGGCCTACGACATTCCGCGCGGCAATCTCGCGGCCTATTACCCGGAGACCAATCCGCTGGTGCCGCTCGACGCGGTCGCGCGCAACGCGGGCACGCCGGCGTCCAAGTCGATTCCGGTGATCCTCACCTTGCACGACGCCACGCCCGAGGCGGAGGCCGCCGCCGAAGAGGTGGCGCCTTGA
- the fdhD gene encoding formate dehydrogenase accessory sulfurtransferase FdhD, protein MSTLIEDAPPAQLAPPLSRHRVRVLGEAGGPAAGRFCDDTLAAEAPVALVFNGVSHAVMMATPADLESFALGFAQSEGIIDHVRDCRDIEVRTVDATDAGLPGGLDGIEVHLDISPRCFERLKGRRRSMAGRTGCGVCGVESFAALDLAPAPVARRAWIERIDLEAVLRAFAALPARQVLNAEAGAIHAAGWSTLGGELTDVLEDVGRHNALDKLLGTLARAGRLSEPGFVVMSSRASHELVRKCARLGIAALATISAPTATGVQMARLSGLRLWGLCRAPRGVLYATGPAAF, encoded by the coding sequence TTGAGCACGCTCATCGAGGACGCGCCGCCGGCGCAGCTCGCGCCGCCGCTGTCACGGCATCGGGTGCGGGTGCTCGGCGAAGCCGGCGGACCCGCGGCCGGCCGCTTCTGCGACGACACGCTGGCCGCCGAGGCGCCGGTGGCGCTGGTCTTCAACGGCGTCTCGCACGCGGTGATGATGGCGACGCCGGCCGACCTGGAATCGTTCGCGCTCGGCTTCGCGCAGAGCGAAGGGATCATCGACCACGTGCGCGATTGCCGCGACATCGAGGTGCGCACGGTCGACGCGACGGACGCCGGCTTGCCTGGCGGCCTCGACGGCATCGAGGTGCATCTCGACATCTCGCCGCGCTGCTTCGAGCGCCTCAAGGGCCGCCGCCGCAGCATGGCCGGCCGCACCGGCTGCGGCGTCTGCGGCGTCGAAAGCTTCGCGGCGCTCGATCTCGCGCCCGCCCCGGTCGCGCGGCGTGCGTGGATCGAGCGCATCGATCTGGAGGCGGTGCTGCGCGCCTTCGCTGCGTTGCCTGCGCGGCAGGTGCTCAATGCCGAGGCCGGCGCGATCCATGCCGCCGGCTGGTCGACGCTGGGCGGAGAACTCACCGACGTGCTCGAAGACGTCGGCCGCCACAACGCGCTCGACAAGCTGCTGGGCACGCTGGCCCGCGCGGGCCGCTTGAGCGAGCCCGGTTTCGTCGTCATGTCGAGCCGCGCCAGCCACGAGCTGGTGCGCAAGTGCGCACGGCTCGGCATCGCGGCGCTGGCGACCATTTCGGCGCCGACCGCGACCGGCGTGCAGATGGCCCGGCTTTCCGGGCTGCGGCTCTGGGGCCTGTGCCGCGCGCCGCGCGGCGTCCTCTATGCGACAGGTCCTGCCGCTTTCTGA
- a CDS encoding serine hydrolase domain-containing protein, whose protein sequence is MKPGKVVLGALAVAVVAGAAGWFSLDKETRGVLATLPTNRDVLFWSQPERDAAFRALDRLPFLAKARVVPAGGTPSPLPPGPPLALPLDLDAYMAQQRSAAIVILHDGKLRLERYGLGFDRDGRWTSFSVAKSMTSTLLGAAVRDGHIRSLDDKVSDYIQEMKGSAYDDVSIRHLLTMTSGVRWNEDYADPNSDVARFVNHQPEEGVDALVSYLRKLPRAAPAGTRWNYSTGETNLVGILVTRATGKPLASYLAEKIWIPAGMEQKATWILSRTGQEISGCCIQAATRDFARLGQFVLGGAKVGGQPIVPDDWLAQATTRQADIGRPGRGYGFQWWTYDDGSFAARGIFGQGIFIDPRRRLVIASNGDWAGGANNRADVEAREAFYKAVQKAIDDEAAGHGKASG, encoded by the coding sequence ATGAAGCCTGGCAAGGTCGTTCTCGGGGCGCTGGCCGTGGCCGTGGTGGCCGGTGCAGCGGGATGGTTCAGCCTGGACAAGGAAACGCGCGGCGTGCTCGCCACGCTGCCGACCAATCGCGACGTGCTGTTCTGGAGCCAGCCGGAGCGCGATGCGGCTTTCCGTGCGCTGGACCGGCTTCCGTTCCTCGCCAAGGCGCGCGTCGTCCCGGCCGGCGGCACGCCGTCGCCCCTGCCGCCCGGCCCGCCCCTGGCGCTGCCGCTGGACCTCGATGCCTACATGGCGCAGCAGCGCAGCGCCGCGATCGTGATCCTGCACGACGGCAAGCTGCGGCTGGAGCGCTACGGCCTCGGCTTCGACCGCGACGGACGCTGGACCAGCTTCTCGGTCGCGAAGTCCATGACCTCCACGCTGCTCGGCGCTGCGGTGCGCGACGGCCATATCCGCAGCCTCGACGACAAGGTCAGCGACTACATCCAGGAGATGAAAGGCTCGGCCTATGACGACGTCAGCATCCGGCATTTGCTGACCATGACCTCGGGCGTGCGCTGGAACGAGGACTACGCCGATCCGAATTCCGACGTGGCGCGCTTCGTCAACCACCAGCCCGAGGAAGGCGTCGATGCGCTCGTGAGCTACCTGCGCAAGTTGCCCCGGGCCGCGCCGGCCGGCACGCGCTGGAACTACAGCACCGGCGAAACCAACCTCGTGGGCATCCTGGTGACCCGCGCGACCGGCAAGCCGCTCGCCAGCTACCTCGCCGAAAAGATCTGGATCCCGGCCGGCATGGAACAAAAGGCCACCTGGATCCTGAGCCGCACCGGCCAGGAGATCAGCGGCTGCTGCATCCAGGCCGCCACGCGCGATTTCGCGCGCCTGGGGCAGTTCGTCCTCGGCGGTGCGAAGGTGGGCGGCCAGCCCATCGTGCCGGACGACTGGCTCGCGCAGGCCACCACCCGGCAGGCCGACATCGGCCGGCCGGGCCGCGGCTACGGCTTCCAATGGTGGACCTACGACGACGGCAGCTTCGCGGCGCGCGGCATCTTCGGGCAGGGCATCTTCATCGACCCCAGGCGCAGGCTCGTGATCGCCTCCAACGGCGACTGGGCCGGCGGCGCCAACAACCGCGCCGACGTCGAAGCGCGGGAGGCCTTCTACAAGGCCGTGCAGAAGGCCATCGACGACGAAGCCGCAGGCCATGGCAAGGCCAGCGGCTGA
- a CDS encoding isocitrate lyase/PEP mutase family protein: MTLTVAQKRAAFRALHEQGCFILPNPWDVGSARFLQSQGFKALATTSSGHAWSEGCRDGAVTREKVLAHLRQMVAATDLPLNADFENGFARDPQGVAQSVRMAIDTGVAGLSIEDSTGDPAAPLFELDVAVARMRAARGAIDQEGGDTLLVGRAENFFAGRPDLDDAIRRLKAYAEAGADCLYAPGIRTREQIAAVVAAVAPKPVNLLVGATSEFTLADIEAMGVRRVSVGGALARAAWGGFMRATRTLAEGRFDGFADAASGAELNELFR, translated from the coding sequence ATGACACTGACCGTTGCACAAAAGCGCGCGGCCTTCCGCGCGCTTCATGAACAGGGTTGCTTCATCCTGCCCAATCCGTGGGACGTCGGCAGCGCGCGCTTTCTGCAGAGCCAGGGCTTCAAGGCGCTCGCGACGACGAGTTCGGGCCACGCATGGTCAGAGGGCTGCCGCGACGGCGCTGTAACGCGCGAGAAGGTGCTCGCGCATCTGCGCCAGATGGTCGCCGCAACCGACCTGCCGCTGAATGCGGACTTCGAGAACGGCTTTGCGCGCGATCCGCAAGGCGTGGCGCAAAGCGTGCGCATGGCCATCGACACCGGCGTCGCAGGCCTGTCGATCGAAGACTCCACCGGCGATCCGGCCGCGCCGCTCTTCGAACTCGATGTCGCGGTGGCGCGGATGCGCGCGGCACGCGGCGCGATCGACCAGGAAGGCGGCGACACACTGCTCGTCGGCCGGGCCGAGAATTTCTTCGCCGGCCGGCCCGATCTCGATGACGCGATCCGGCGGCTCAAGGCCTACGCCGAGGCGGGCGCGGACTGCCTCTACGCGCCGGGCATCCGCACGCGCGAGCAGATCGCGGCGGTGGTTGCCGCGGTCGCGCCGAAGCCGGTCAACCTGCTGGTCGGCGCGACCAGCGAGTTCACGCTCGCGGACATCGAGGCCATGGGCGTGCGGCGCGTGAGCGTCGGCGGCGCACTCGCGCGCGCGGCCTGGGGCGGCTTCATGCGCGCCACCCGCACGCTGGCCGAGGGCCGCTTCGACGGATTCGCGGACGCGGCGTCGGGCGCCGAACTCAACGAGCTCTTCCGCTGA
- a CDS encoding lytic murein transglycosylase, which translates to MQRTNAPLLCRARRTVSVLAFATLAGCATTQQPPVAPASPAQPLPPPARPQAPAAQNPPGPEQGFAQWVKDFRAEMRAAGVGEAALRDAFDKVQYLPRVIELDRAQPEFVRPVWDYLDTAVSAQRVATGQEKLAQIRSAADAASARYGVPPGVIAAIWGIESNYGGNYGNTPAIDALATLAYEGRRRDWARGELRAALRIIENGDIDHAHMVGSWAGAMGQTQFLPSNFLRYAVDADGDGKRDIWGSMPDVMASTANFLASSGWQRGQPWGAEVQLPSNFDYGRADSSVRQASGQWAAEGVRSMDGRPLPDFADGAILLPAGARGPAFLVGPNYRAVLRYNNSDSYALAVGLLSQRLEGGPGVQAQWPRELTPLTRSQMRELQTVLNQEGFSSGEPDGLLGPATRAAVRRYQHSAGLVADGFPTLELLQRLQAP; encoded by the coding sequence ATGCAGAGAACCAACGCCCCATTGCTTTGCCGCGCGCGGCGCACTGTCTCCGTGCTTGCCTTCGCGACCCTGGCGGGTTGCGCCACCACCCAGCAGCCGCCTGTCGCGCCTGCAAGCCCCGCCCAGCCATTGCCGCCGCCGGCTCGGCCGCAGGCGCCCGCGGCCCAGAATCCGCCCGGCCCCGAACAGGGATTCGCCCAGTGGGTCAAGGACTTCCGCGCCGAGATGCGCGCGGCCGGCGTCGGCGAGGCCGCGCTGCGCGATGCCTTCGACAAGGTGCAGTACCTGCCGCGCGTGATCGAGCTGGACCGCGCGCAGCCCGAATTCGTTCGCCCCGTGTGGGACTACCTCGACACCGCCGTCTCCGCGCAGCGGGTCGCAACCGGCCAGGAAAAGCTCGCGCAGATCCGTTCGGCTGCCGATGCGGCATCGGCGCGCTACGGCGTGCCGCCCGGCGTCATCGCGGCGATCTGGGGCATCGAGAGCAACTACGGTGGCAACTACGGCAATACGCCGGCCATCGATGCGCTGGCGACGCTCGCCTACGAAGGCCGCCGTCGCGACTGGGCGCGCGGCGAGTTGCGCGCGGCGCTCAGGATCATCGAGAACGGCGACATCGACCACGCGCACATGGTCGGCTCCTGGGCCGGCGCGATGGGGCAGACGCAGTTCCTGCCGTCGAACTTCCTGCGCTATGCGGTCGACGCCGATGGCGATGGCAAGCGCGACATCTGGGGCAGCATGCCGGACGTGATGGCGTCCACTGCGAACTTCCTCGCGAGCTCGGGATGGCAGCGCGGCCAGCCCTGGGGCGCGGAGGTGCAGTTGCCTTCGAACTTCGACTACGGCCGCGCCGATTCGAGCGTGCGGCAGGCGAGCGGCCAGTGGGCCGCCGAGGGCGTGCGCAGCATGGACGGCCGGCCGCTGCCCGACTTCGCCGATGGTGCGATCCTGCTGCCGGCCGGTGCGCGCGGGCCGGCCTTCCTGGTCGGGCCCAACTACCGGGCCGTCCTGCGCTACAACAACTCGGACAGCTACGCGCTCGCGGTTGGCCTGCTGTCGCAGCGCCTCGAAGGCGGCCCGGGCGTGCAGGCGCAATGGCCGCGCGAGCTGACCCCGCTCACGCGAAGCCAGATGCGCGAGCTGCAGACCGTGCTGAACCAGGAGGGCTTTTCGAGCGGCGAGCCCGATGGTCTGCTCGGCCCGGCGACCCGCGCCGCGGTGCGCCGCTACCAGCACAGCGCGGGCCTCGTCGCCGACGGCTTCCCGACGCTGGAATTGCTCCAGCGTCTGCAGGCGCCCTGA